In Myotis daubentonii chromosome 16, mMyoDau2.1, whole genome shotgun sequence, one DNA window encodes the following:
- the C1QTNF1 gene encoding complement C1q tumor necrosis factor-related protein 1 encodes MGSRGPGRVMACCLLLAFACGPVLGRVPPDPEEQQEQEGTEEPLLDHAERAEDKHGKYSPRQDEEPLASRCYRCCDPGAPLYPTVPVPQINITILKGEKGDRGYRGLQGKYGKTGAAGARGHAGPKGQKGSMGAPGDRCKNHYAAFSVGRKKPLHSNDYYQTVIFDTEFVNLYGHFNMFTGKFYCYVPGVYFFSLNVHTWNQKETYLHVMRNAEEAAILYAQVSDRSIMQSQSLMLALREQDEVWVRLFKGERENAVFSDEFDTYITFSGYLVKPEAEP; translated from the exons ATGGGCTCCCGCGGACCCGGACGCGTGATGGcgtgctgcctgctgctggccttCGCCTGTGGTCCGGTGCTGGGCCGCGTGCCACCAGACccagaggagcagcaggagcaggagggcaCCGAGGAGCCGCTGCTGGACCATGCTGAGAG GGCCGAGGACAAGCATGGCAAGTACAGCCCCCGGCAGGACGAGGAGCCCCTGGCCTCCCGGTGCTATCGCTGCTGCGACCCCGGCGCCCCCCTGTACCCCACTGTCCCGGTGCCACAGATCAACATCACCATCCTGAAAG GGGAGAAGGGCGACCGGGGGTACCGGGGCCTGCAGGGAAAATACGGCAAGACGGGCGCGGCGGGCGCCCGGGGCCACGCGGGCCCCAAGGGGCAGAAGGGCTCCATGGGCGCCCCGGGCGACCGGTGCAAGAACCACTACGCGGCCTTCTCCGTGGGCAGGAAGAAGCCGCTGCACAGCAACGACTACTACCAGACGGTCATCTTCGACACGGAGTTCGTGAACCTGTACGGCCACTTCAACATGTTCACGGGCAAGTTCTACTGCTACGTGCCTGGCGTCTACTTCTTCAGCCTCAACGTGCACACGTGGAACCAGAAGGAGACGTACCTGCACGTCATGCGCAACGCGGAGGAGGCGGCCATCCTGTACGCGCAGGTCAGCGACCGCAGCATCATGCAGAGCCAGAGCCTGATGCTGGCGCTGCGCGAGCAGGACGAGGTGTGGGTGCGCCTCTTCAAGGGCGAGCGCGAGAACGCCGTCTTCAGCGACGAGTTCGACACCTACATCACCTTCAGCGGCTACCTGGTCAAGCCCGAGGCCGAGCCCTAG